A region from the Inhella inkyongensis genome encodes:
- the phnE gene encoding phosphonate ABC transporter, permease protein PhnE, translated as MRPPLFDARCRACWVMAGLLALVVASFWSLDLQWAAFLSSDALRAMGRFVAEFFPPDWSPAFRAKLLPAAWETLAMSLLGTLLAAAAGLALALPASRPGGVGTLARTLLNALRAVPELVWAALLLILAGLGPMAGTLALAVHTAGVLGRLFAQSLETVNGHGAVQTLRLQGCSPTQVFAYATLPTLLPQLISYTLYRWENNIRAAAVLGVVGAGGLGQLLAFHMGLFHMGKTASILIAMLVLVALVDGLSAWARRRLAS; from the coding sequence ATGAGGCCGCCCCTCTTCGACGCCCGCTGCCGCGCCTGCTGGGTGATGGCCGGCCTGCTGGCGCTGGTGGTGGCCAGCTTCTGGAGCCTGGACCTGCAATGGGCCGCGTTTCTGAGCAGCGACGCCCTGCGCGCCATGGGCCGATTCGTGGCCGAGTTCTTCCCGCCGGACTGGAGCCCCGCCTTCCGCGCCAAGCTGCTGCCCGCCGCCTGGGAGACCCTGGCCATGAGCCTCTTGGGCACGCTACTCGCCGCCGCAGCGGGGCTGGCCCTGGCCCTGCCGGCCAGCCGACCCGGTGGGGTGGGCACCCTGGCGCGCACCCTGCTCAACGCGCTGCGCGCCGTGCCCGAACTGGTGTGGGCGGCGCTGCTGCTCATCCTGGCCGGCCTGGGGCCGATGGCCGGCACCCTGGCCCTGGCCGTGCACACCGCCGGCGTGCTGGGCCGCCTGTTTGCGCAGAGCCTGGAAACCGTGAACGGCCACGGCGCCGTACAGACCCTGCGCCTGCAGGGCTGCAGCCCCACCCAGGTGTTTGCCTATGCCACCCTGCCCACGCTCTTGCCGCAACTCATCAGCTACACGCTCTACCGCTGGGAGAACAACATTCGCGCCGCCGCCGTGCTGGGCGTGGTGGGCGCCGGCGGCCTGGGCCAGCTGCTGGCCTTTCACATGGGCCTGTTCCACATGGGCAAGACGGCCAGCATCCTGATCGCGATGCTGGTGCTGGTGGCGCTGGTGGATGGGCTGAGCGCTTGGGCGCGGCGGCGACTGGCCAGCTGA
- the senB gene encoding selenoneine biosynthesis selenosugar synthase SenB — MKPRIVLVTPALADANNGNWQTARRYARLLAPLYRVRLGAEWRAGDAEGELLLALHARKSASSIAAWPADRPVVLVLTGTDLYADIQHDAAAQASLARANALVLLNREGAAALPPTLRGKAQVILQSCAAHLGGPRPRRTLRAVVVGHLRAEKDPRTLFAAVRQLADRSDVRIDHLGAALDPALGAEALQLMRDCPHYRWLGSRLHAEARRRIARANLLIHPSRLEGGAHVVMEALRSGTPVLASRIAGNTGLLGADWPGLFEPGDAQGLARQLLRLRDDPTILPAWSELATERAQAFDPIHERNALLMLVQQLLENSP; from the coding sequence GTGAAGCCTCGCATCGTTCTCGTCACCCCGGCCCTGGCCGATGCCAACAACGGCAACTGGCAGACCGCGCGACGCTACGCGCGCTTGCTGGCGCCGCTGTACCGGGTGCGCCTCGGCGCCGAGTGGCGCGCCGGCGATGCCGAGGGCGAGCTGCTGCTGGCCTTGCATGCGCGCAAGTCCGCCTCCAGCATCGCTGCGTGGCCGGCAGACCGGCCGGTGGTCCTGGTGCTCACTGGCACGGATCTGTATGCCGACATTCAGCACGATGCCGCCGCACAGGCCAGTCTGGCGCGCGCCAATGCCTTGGTGCTGCTGAACCGTGAGGGAGCGGCTGCCCTGCCCCCGACGTTGCGCGGCAAGGCCCAGGTCATCCTGCAGTCCTGCGCCGCTCATCTGGGCGGGCCGCGCCCTAGGCGCACTCTGCGTGCCGTGGTGGTCGGGCATCTGCGCGCCGAAAAGGACCCGCGCACCCTGTTTGCCGCCGTGCGGCAGCTGGCGGATCGCAGCGACGTGCGCATCGATCATTTGGGCGCCGCACTCGATCCGGCGCTGGGCGCCGAGGCCCTGCAGCTGATGCGCGACTGCCCCCACTACCGCTGGCTGGGCTCGCGCCTGCATGCCGAGGCGCGGCGGCGCATCGCGCGCGCCAATCTGCTCATCCACCCCAGTCGGCTGGAAGGCGGCGCCCATGTGGTGATGGAAGCGCTGCGCTCGGGCACGCCGGTGCTGGCCTCGCGCATCGCCGGCAACACCGGCTTGCTGGGTGCCGACTGGCCGGGCCTGTTCGAACCCGGTGACGCGCAGGGTCTGGCGCGGCAGCTCCTGCGCCTGCGCGACGATCCCACCATACTGCCGGCCTGGAGCGAGCTGGCCACGGAACGCGCGCAGGCCTTTGACCCCATTCACGAACGCAATGCCCTGCTGATGCTGGTTCAGCAGCTGTTGGAGAACTCACCATGA
- a CDS encoding MgtC/SapB family protein gives MPTLDALLLRYWNVHEVSINLVVFANILGALLLGLIAGYERTYHGRAAGMRTYGLVCMASCALTVLAGYPLHWFGGQHVSAFTTHLPPDPTRIIQGIVTGIGFLGAGMIMKDGLSITGLTSAASLWSSSAIGILVGVGFYAAAILLTVLSASLMMYAARLERILPARPAISLTLTYKPGVEPSRQALDHIARERGYQVASGSFSVRYFEGRHVWRFVCIEVDRRRALPITGLSGDLAQLEGIEAFEIGHARN, from the coding sequence ATGCCCACCCTCGACGCCCTGCTGCTGCGCTACTGGAACGTCCACGAGGTCTCGATCAATCTGGTGGTGTTCGCCAACATCCTGGGTGCCCTGCTGCTGGGTCTGATTGCCGGCTACGAACGCACCTATCACGGGCGGGCAGCGGGCATGCGCACCTATGGCCTGGTGTGCATGGCCAGCTGTGCGCTCACCGTGCTGGCCGGCTACCCGCTGCACTGGTTTGGCGGCCAGCATGTCAGCGCCTTCACCACCCATCTGCCGCCCGACCCCACCCGCATCATCCAGGGCATCGTCACCGGCATCGGCTTCCTGGGCGCCGGCATGATCATGAAGGACGGGCTCTCCATCACCGGCCTGACCTCGGCTGCCTCGCTGTGGTCCTCATCCGCCATCGGCATCCTGGTGGGGGTGGGCTTTTATGCCGCGGCCATCCTGCTGACCGTGCTGTCGGCCTCGCTGATGATGTACGCGGCCCGGCTCGAACGCATCCTGCCCGCACGCCCTGCCATCAGCCTGACGCTGACCTACAAGCCCGGGGTTGAGCCCAGCCGCCAAGCCCTGGACCACATCGCCCGCGAGCGCGGCTACCAAGTGGCCAGCGGCTCCTTCAGCGTGCGCTACTTCGAGGGCCGCCATGTCTGGCGCTTCGTCTGCATCGAGGTGGACCGCCGCCGCGCGCTGCCCATCACCGGGCTGTCCGGCGATCTGGCGCAGTTGGAGGGCATCGAGGCCTTCGAGATCGGGCACGCCAGAAACTGA
- a CDS encoding TonB C-terminal domain-containing protein, whose amino-acid sequence MHTLRLEGGAEPVFSGLRLKPSWQPAQVQQRLRMALLVSLIAHGLLLSLSLGGQGGGLPGFALPWQERRAQAPLGTEPEIVLQPRALPSPAPTSTRTSTPPAEADPAPTPAPPLESLILVPTLSATVTLEPLAIEPGEPARVEPETPKTPQRTRPATTQPTEPAPTPATEPQPEEAAEPSAPAILAMAVPEAAQRPRPRASLAAPQLAASSPLASLGMAPALDSAQLEASAQAAEALRQQALAREQAQREAAARAEAERKQAQELAKAQAEREATAQAEAARLAAARAEAERLRALEQEQLRQQALRAAEAERRRVQEQEQAQALAREQALKQAQAQAQAQAQAEARLQAQREAAAQAEAARQASARAEAERQQALEQARQQAAAQAAAQAAAQAEAARQLAAQQAALQAAQQAAQRAAEDERREAARRAMGRQLDAEAVQRDSQARMTPAPLNAPDTRPSSWSSQRRGRLLGRSDPNADLVQYAEAWARKIQLNLPPESLRELSGYANQGPHPAPLVTVAVRQDGSVESIQFVVSSGRPEVDAAIRRIVQAQAPYPAFGPNLARAFDVVEIRRAWVFSSTLSLQ is encoded by the coding sequence ATGCACACACTCCGTCTTGAGGGCGGGGCGGAGCCGGTGTTCTCGGGCCTGCGGCTGAAGCCCAGCTGGCAGCCGGCCCAGGTGCAACAGCGCCTGCGCATGGCCTTGTTGGTGTCGCTGATCGCCCACGGCTTGCTGCTCAGCCTGAGCCTGGGAGGACAAGGCGGTGGCTTACCCGGCTTTGCATTGCCCTGGCAGGAGCGGCGCGCCCAGGCTCCCTTGGGAACCGAGCCTGAGATCGTGCTGCAACCCCGAGCGTTGCCGTCGCCGGCTCCCACCTCAACCCGCACGTCGACACCCCCAGCCGAGGCCGACCCGGCGCCCACTCCAGCCCCACCGCTGGAAAGCCTGATCCTGGTGCCGACGCTGAGTGCAACCGTCACCCTCGAGCCGCTCGCCATAGAGCCCGGTGAGCCAGCGCGGGTTGAGCCCGAAACGCCAAAGACCCCGCAGCGCACCCGCCCGGCTACGACGCAGCCCACCGAACCCGCACCCACCCCGGCCACCGAGCCCCAGCCCGAGGAGGCCGCGGAGCCCAGCGCACCCGCCATCCTCGCCATGGCCGTGCCCGAGGCCGCCCAGCGTCCCCGCCCGCGCGCCAGCTTGGCCGCCCCCCAGCTGGCGGCCTCCAGCCCCCTGGCCTCGCTGGGCATGGCCCCGGCCCTGGACAGCGCACAACTCGAAGCCAGCGCCCAAGCCGCCGAAGCCCTGCGCCAACAAGCCCTGGCCCGCGAACAAGCCCAGCGCGAGGCAGCGGCTCGGGCCGAGGCCGAGCGCAAGCAGGCCCAGGAGCTGGCCAAGGCGCAGGCCGAGCGCGAAGCCACAGCCCAGGCCGAGGCCGCACGCCTGGCCGCCGCGCGGGCCGAGGCCGAGCGCCTGCGCGCGCTGGAACAAGAGCAGCTGCGTCAACAAGCCCTGCGCGCGGCGGAAGCCGAACGCCGCCGGGTGCAGGAGCAAGAACAAGCCCAGGCTTTGGCGCGCGAGCAAGCCCTCAAACAGGCCCAGGCCCAGGCGCAAGCACAGGCACAGGCAGAGGCCCGCCTGCAGGCGCAGCGCGAAGCGGCGGCACAGGCCGAGGCCGCACGGCAAGCCAGCGCCCGCGCGGAGGCCGAGCGTCAGCAGGCCTTGGAGCAGGCACGTCAACAAGCAGCTGCACAGGCCGCTGCACAGGCCGCTGCACAAGCCGAGGCCGCGCGCCAACTTGCTGCACAGCAGGCCGCACTTCAAGCCGCACAACAAGCGGCCCAGCGCGCCGCCGAGGACGAACGCCGCGAGGCCGCACGCCGTGCCATGGGTCGGCAGCTGGATGCCGAGGCCGTCCAGCGGGATTCCCAAGCACGCATGACGCCGGCGCCGCTCAACGCCCCGGACACACGGCCCTCGTCCTGGTCGAGCCAGCGACGTGGCCGGCTCTTGGGCCGCAGCGACCCCAATGCAGACTTGGTGCAGTACGCCGAGGCCTGGGCGCGCAAGATCCAGCTCAATCTGCCACCCGAGTCCCTGCGCGAACTGAGCGGCTACGCCAACCAAGGCCCGCATCCAGCGCCGCTGGTCACGGTGGCGGTGCGCCAGGATGGCTCGGTCGAGTCCATCCAGTTCGTCGTCTCCAGCGGTCGGCCCGAGGTGGACGCAGCGATCCGCCGCATCGTCCAGGCCCAGGCGCCTTATCCGGCCTTCGGCCCCAATCTGGCGCGCGCCTTCGATGTGGTGGAGATCCGCCGCGCCTGGGTGTTCAGCAGCACGCTCTCGCTGCAGTAG
- a CDS encoding MipA/OmpV family protein — MLSLTLALAAAAPTSTPPAQSLWEAGALGLVVNQQAYPGADQQISRGLALPYLLYRGRYLRADGETAGLRAVHTPRVEFDIGFSGSFGSGGRDIDARRGLAHLGTLVELGPRLKWNLDAGTEPGSGRWRALFPLRAVFDLSERAQHRGWAFEPELLYSRTSAQGWRYSLGLGAIATDQRLAQHFYGVRPEQALADRPTYAARAGLVAWRLTSGFNKSLNRDWRLFGFARLQSVAGAVNEDSPLVRQRTGLSAGIGLSYTFARSSESGVD, encoded by the coding sequence ATGCTGAGCCTGACCCTGGCCCTCGCCGCAGCCGCCCCCACTTCGACCCCACCCGCCCAATCCCTGTGGGAGGCCGGCGCCCTGGGCCTGGTGGTGAACCAACAGGCCTACCCCGGTGCCGATCAACAGATCAGCCGAGGCTTGGCGCTGCCCTATCTGCTGTATCGCGGGCGCTACCTGCGCGCCGATGGCGAGACCGCCGGCCTGCGGGCCGTGCACACGCCGCGCGTTGAGTTCGACATCGGCTTTTCCGGCAGCTTTGGCAGCGGCGGCCGGGACATCGACGCACGCCGCGGCCTGGCCCATCTGGGCACTCTGGTGGAGCTGGGGCCGCGCCTGAAGTGGAATCTGGATGCCGGCACCGAGCCCGGCAGTGGCCGCTGGCGCGCGCTGTTTCCGCTGCGCGCGGTGTTCGACTTGAGCGAACGCGCCCAGCATCGCGGCTGGGCCTTCGAGCCTGAACTGCTCTATTCGCGCACCAGCGCGCAAGGCTGGCGCTACTCGCTGGGCCTGGGCGCCATTGCCACCGACCAGCGCCTGGCCCAGCATTTCTACGGCGTGCGCCCCGAGCAGGCCCTGGCCGACCGCCCCACCTACGCGGCGCGCGCCGGCCTGGTGGCCTGGCGCCTGACCAGTGGCTTCAACAAGAGCCTGAACCGCGACTGGCGCCTGTTCGGCTTTGCACGGCTGCAGTCGGTGGCGGGCGCGGTCAATGAGGACAGCCCCTTGGTGCGCCAACGCACGGGCCTGAGCGCCGGCATCGGCCTGTCCTACACCTTCGCGCGCAGTTCGGAGAGTGGGGTCGACTGA
- a CDS encoding NADPH-dependent FMN reductase — MQVLILSGSARQGSMNTALGQWVAAQARAQGHAAELLDLRALALPIYDGDLEQRDGVPAGVQPLLAALQRADAVVVVSPEYNGFPTPLLINAFDWLSRLPEGTAATRNKPTALLAASAGMLGGLRGLNHLRAFLTMNFQMLLLPQQHALGRADQALSSDGSLQDAKAQAAVQAVLDGLLALAGRG; from the coding sequence ATGCAAGTTCTGATCCTCTCCGGCAGCGCCCGCCAGGGCTCCATGAACACCGCCCTGGGTCAGTGGGTGGCTGCGCAGGCCCGTGCCCAAGGCCATGCGGCTGAGTTGCTGGACCTGCGCGCGCTGGCGCTGCCGATCTACGACGGCGATCTGGAGCAGCGCGATGGCGTGCCCGCCGGGGTGCAGCCGCTGTTGGCCGCCCTGCAGCGTGCCGATGCCGTGGTGGTGGTCAGCCCCGAGTACAACGGCTTCCCGACGCCGCTGCTGATCAATGCCTTTGACTGGCTCTCGCGCCTGCCAGAGGGCACGGCGGCCACGCGCAACAAGCCCACGGCCTTGCTGGCGGCTTCGGCCGGGATGCTGGGCGGCCTGCGCGGGCTGAATCACTTGCGCGCCTTCCTGACCATGAACTTCCAGATGCTGCTGCTGCCCCAGCAACATGCGCTGGGCCGGGCCGATCAGGCCCTGAGCAGCGATGGCAGCCTGCAAGACGCCAAGGCCCAGGCCGCCGTGCAGGCGGTGCTGGATGGGCTGCTGGCGCTGGCCGGCCGGGGCTGA
- a CDS encoding SUMF1/EgtB/PvdO family nonheme iron enzyme, giving the protein MNSVAVSSSRQAGPAELTQLWQALRAELLSTHAQLPRTLPLRSEWNPPAWELGHVAWFAERWTLRQPEPERGAAADPDAALPPGHCADEFFNSSHVPHDSRWSLDLPDPLPLLDAQLQASLARLAQQPHEDAALYLYRLAVMHEAQHLEAAWMTLRALGRRLPAPSARSPGGELSIEAQRVVLGARGPGFAFDNEFAAHSQPVAAFAIDRRLRRWGEVLPWVESAYRDNRHWSLAGLAWRASRPHPQGLQHQGSHWCGPDGQALDLDAPAEGLSAFEAEAWCAWAGRRLAGEAEWQAACAHPDFEWGELWEWTADAFAPFPGFTPHPYRDYSQPWFDGQHRLLKGASRCTPAVLVAPSLRNFYLPGRSDAMAGLRSCA; this is encoded by the coding sequence ATGAACAGTGTCGCCGTAAGCAGTTCACGCCAAGCCGGCCCAGCCGAATTGACCCAGCTGTGGCAGGCCCTGCGTGCTGAACTGCTGTCCACGCACGCCCAACTGCCTCGCACGCTACCCCTGCGCTCCGAGTGGAACCCGCCCGCTTGGGAGCTGGGCCATGTGGCCTGGTTTGCTGAACGCTGGACCCTGCGCCAGCCCGAGCCCGAGCGCGGTGCGGCCGCCGACCCGGACGCCGCCCTGCCCCCGGGGCACTGTGCGGATGAGTTCTTCAACAGCAGCCACGTGCCCCATGACAGCCGCTGGAGCCTGGACCTGCCCGACCCCCTGCCGCTGCTGGACGCGCAGTTGCAGGCCAGCCTGGCGCGCCTGGCGCAGCAGCCGCACGAGGACGCCGCGCTTTACCTGTACCGCCTGGCGGTGATGCACGAGGCCCAGCATCTGGAAGCCGCCTGGATGACCCTGCGCGCCCTGGGCCGGCGTTTGCCCGCGCCCAGCGCCCGGTCGCCGGGTGGCGAGCTGTCCATCGAGGCCCAGCGCGTGGTGTTGGGGGCGCGCGGCCCCGGCTTCGCGTTTGACAACGAGTTCGCCGCGCACAGCCAGCCGGTGGCGGCCTTTGCCATCGACCGCCGGCTGCGCCGCTGGGGCGAGGTGCTGCCCTGGGTGGAATCGGCCTACCGCGACAACCGCCACTGGAGCCTGGCCGGCCTGGCCTGGCGCGCCAGCCGCCCTCACCCACAGGGCCTGCAACACCAGGGCTCGCACTGGTGCGGCCCAGACGGACAGGCCTTGGACCTGGACGCCCCGGCCGAAGGCCTGAGCGCCTTCGAGGCCGAGGCCTGGTGCGCCTGGGCCGGCCGACGCTTGGCTGGGGAGGCCGAGTGGCAGGCCGCCTGCGCGCACCCCGACTTCGAGTGGGGCGAGCTGTGGGAGTGGACGGCCGATGCTTTTGCCCCCTTCCCGGGCTTCACGCCCCACCCCTACCGCGACTACTCCCAGCCCTGGTTCGATGGCCAGCACCGCCTGCTCAAGGGCGCCAGCCGCTGCACCCCGGCAGTGCTGGTGGCGCCCAGCTTGCGCAACTTCTATTTGCCTGGGCGGAGCGATGCGATGGCGGGGCTGCGGAGTTGTGCGTAG
- the egtD gene encoding L-histidine N(alpha)-methyltransferase, with translation MAALSPGHTAVSRLEALLMREPVFHTLSSLCPKALAAEAEAGLLAPQAHCHPKLFYDALGSHLFDAITELDEYDLRRTEAAALAMHQEALGRALRACLPQQPCLIDLGAGSCAKGEALFALCDPGRYVAVDISVDFLRRSLQCLQRAHPERELIGVGLDFSAELALPDSISQPGSLVFYPGSSIGNFDPDSARRFLGQARLLARGGALLIGVDLRKTPAEHQAAYDDALGVTAAFNLNLLRHLNRLLGADFDPHQWRHRALWNADLGRVEMHLEAQQALRVNWGGHQRGFAAGERIHTENAYKWTVPDFEALLHAVGWGQAQAWCDPEERFAVFLASE, from the coding sequence ATGGCGGCATTGTCGCCAGGGCACACTGCGGTATCGCGGCTTGAGGCACTGCTTATGCGTGAACCGGTCTTTCACACCCTCAGCAGTCTGTGCCCCAAGGCCTTGGCGGCGGAAGCCGAGGCCGGATTGCTGGCGCCACAGGCCCACTGCCACCCCAAGCTGTTTTACGACGCGCTGGGCTCGCATTTGTTCGATGCCATCACCGAGCTGGACGAGTACGACCTGCGCCGCACCGAGGCGGCCGCGTTGGCGATGCATCAAGAGGCTCTTGGCCGTGCCCTGCGCGCCTGTCTGCCGCAGCAGCCTTGTCTGATCGACCTGGGCGCAGGCAGTTGCGCCAAGGGCGAGGCCCTGTTCGCGCTGTGCGACCCCGGCCGCTATGTGGCGGTGGACATCTCGGTGGACTTTTTGCGGCGCAGCCTGCAGTGCTTGCAGCGTGCCCACCCGGAGCGGGAGTTGATCGGGGTGGGGCTGGATTTTTCTGCCGAACTGGCCCTGCCGGACTCCATCAGCCAGCCCGGCAGCCTGGTGTTCTATCCGGGCTCCAGCATCGGCAACTTCGACCCCGATTCGGCCCGTCGCTTCTTGGGTCAAGCGCGGCTGCTGGCGCGTGGTGGCGCGCTCTTGATCGGCGTGGATCTGCGCAAGACGCCGGCGGAACACCAGGCCGCCTATGACGATGCGCTGGGCGTGACAGCCGCCTTCAACCTGAATCTGCTGCGGCACCTGAATCGCTTGCTGGGCGCAGATTTCGATCCCCACCAGTGGCGCCATCGCGCGCTGTGGAACGCCGACTTGGGTCGGGTGGAAATGCACCTGGAGGCGCAGCAGGCGCTGCGGGTGAACTGGGGCGGGCATCAGCGCGGCTTCGCCGCGGGTGAGCGCATCCACACCGAGAACGCCTACAAATGGACCGTACCGGACTTTGAGGCGCTGCTGCACGCGGTCGGCTGGGGCCAGGCCCAGGCTTGGTGCGATCCAGAAGAGCGCTTTGCGGTTTTTTTGGCCTCTGAGTAG
- a CDS encoding putative selenate ABC transporter substrate-binding protein, with the protein MLRRTLLSLALVAASAAHAQTPTFKVTAIPDESPTELAKKAAPLIAYLEKQLGQKVEFTPVTDYAAAVEALVNRKVDLAWFGGFTFVQAHVRSGGKVLPIVQREEDEKFKSVFISADPTVKALADLKGKDLSFGSQSSTSGHLMPRHFLLQAGMDPEKSFRRVAFSGAHDATIAAVAAGRVAGGALNISVWEKFVAEKKVDPALVRVIYTTPAYYDYNWTVHADLPKATRDKLTQAFLNLKADTPEGAEILKLQRATRFVPSKAENYQGIEAAAKSAGLL; encoded by the coding sequence ATGCTGCGTCGCACCCTGCTGTCCCTTGCCCTCGTTGCCGCTTCGGCGGCCCACGCCCAGACCCCGACCTTCAAGGTCACCGCCATCCCCGATGAGTCGCCCACCGAGCTGGCCAAAAAGGCCGCACCGCTGATCGCCTATCTGGAAAAGCAGCTGGGCCAGAAAGTCGAGTTCACGCCCGTCACCGACTACGCGGCGGCCGTGGAGGCGCTGGTGAATCGCAAGGTCGATCTGGCCTGGTTTGGCGGCTTCACCTTCGTCCAGGCCCATGTGCGCTCGGGCGGCAAGGTGTTGCCCATCGTGCAGCGCGAGGAAGACGAGAAGTTCAAGTCCGTCTTCATCAGCGCCGACCCCACGGTCAAGGCCCTGGCCGATCTGAAGGGCAAGGACCTGAGCTTCGGCTCGCAGAGCTCCACCAGCGGCCACCTGATGCCGCGCCACTTCCTGCTGCAGGCGGGCATGGACCCCGAGAAGAGCTTTCGCCGCGTGGCCTTCAGCGGCGCGCACGACGCCACCATCGCGGCCGTGGCCGCCGGCCGCGTGGCCGGTGGGGCGCTGAACATCTCGGTGTGGGAAAAGTTCGTTGCCGAGAAGAAGGTCGACCCGGCCCTGGTGCGCGTGATCTACACCACCCCGGCCTATTACGACTACAACTGGACCGTGCACGCCGACCTGCCCAAGGCCACGCGCGACAAGCTGACCCAGGCCTTCCTGAACCTGAAGGCCGACACGCCCGAAGGCGCCGAGATCCTGAAGCTGCAACGCGCCACCCGCTTCGTGCCGAGCAAGGCCGAGAACTACCAGGGCATCGAGGCCGCAGCCAAGAGCGCTGGTTTGCTCTGA
- a CDS encoding PhnE/PtxC family ABC transporter permease: MSAPALRDPLRDPTWLGRLFWLLALPVLIWPLLVATEFRPATLLEPQALQSAGRFVGDFFPPRHDPEFLRQLLADSWRTVAMATAGLTLALLLAWPLALLSVRSLSVSALSGPSTRWSARLPAGLRQLARWTAIVLRSVPELVWALVFVRVVGLGPTAGVLAIALTYGGMLGKVYADILESGEAHTTQALLRNGSGRLQAFFFALLPANAAELASYTVYRWECAVRSSVVLGFVGAGGLGQAMDSSMKMFNGGEVASMLLVFMALVAVADRFGAWLRKTLA; encoded by the coding sequence ATGAGCGCTCCCGCACTGCGCGACCCCCTACGCGACCCAACTTGGCTGGGCCGCCTGTTCTGGTTGCTGGCGCTGCCGGTGCTGATCTGGCCCCTGCTGGTGGCCACCGAGTTCCGCCCCGCCACCTTGCTGGAACCCCAGGCCCTGCAGAGTGCCGGGCGCTTTGTGGGCGATTTCTTCCCGCCCCGCCATGACCCCGAATTCCTGCGCCAGTTGCTAGCCGACAGCTGGCGCACCGTGGCCATGGCCACGGCGGGGCTGACGCTGGCGCTGCTGCTGGCCTGGCCGCTGGCTTTGCTGAGCGTGCGCAGCCTCTCGGTCTCGGCCCTCAGTGGACCATCGACGCGGTGGTCGGCAAGGCTGCCCGCCGGCCTGCGCCAACTGGCGCGCTGGACGGCCATCGTGCTGCGCTCGGTGCCCGAGCTGGTCTGGGCCCTGGTGTTCGTGCGCGTGGTGGGCCTCGGGCCCACGGCCGGCGTGCTGGCCATCGCGCTGACCTATGGCGGCATGCTGGGCAAGGTCTATGCGGACATTCTGGAAAGCGGCGAGGCCCACACCACCCAGGCCCTGCTGCGCAACGGCAGCGGCCGCCTTCAGGCCTTCTTCTTCGCGCTGCTGCCAGCCAATGCGGCCGAGCTGGCCAGCTACACCGTCTACCGCTGGGAATGCGCGGTGCGCAGCTCGGTGGTGCTGGGCTTTGTCGGCGCCGGCGGCCTGGGCCAGGCCATGGACAGCAGCATGAAGATGTTCAACGGCGGCGAAGTGGCCAGCATGCTGCTGGTCTTCATGGCCCTGGTGGCTGTGGCCGACCGCTTTGGCGCTTGGCTCCGAAAGACCCTGGCATGA
- a CDS encoding phosphonate ABC transporter ATP-binding protein has product MRVDLQALHTRHPAARREAPDALADLSVQIQTGEAVAVIGPSGAGKTSLLHALACALPPTAGQMLLDGQDPWRLSERARHALRGRLCLLPQTPPLPPRQRVVHAVLAGALPRWSLLYSLASLFYPRASDVQAAATALAAFDLADKLWERVDRLSGGERQRVGLARALLSQGSLWLVDEPLSALDPTRAQAALQLLVNQAQARGVTLVASLHHVELALAAFPRVIGLRAGRLLFDLPAAEVNDARLQALYAQHEQELHAPLPSPEPDPVAPVAMTCR; this is encoded by the coding sequence ATGCGCGTCGACCTTCAAGCCCTGCACACCCGCCACCCCGCCGCGCGCCGCGAGGCGCCGGATGCGCTGGCCGATCTGAGCGTGCAGATCCAGACCGGCGAGGCGGTGGCGGTCATCGGTCCGTCGGGCGCGGGCAAGACCAGCCTGCTGCATGCGCTGGCCTGCGCGCTGCCGCCCACGGCAGGGCAGATGCTGCTCGATGGTCAGGACCCCTGGCGCTTGAGCGAACGTGCCCGCCACGCGCTGCGCGGGCGCCTGTGCCTGCTGCCGCAAACGCCGCCGCTGCCCCCGCGCCAGCGCGTGGTGCATGCGGTGCTGGCCGGCGCGCTGCCGCGCTGGTCGCTGCTCTACAGCCTGGCCTCGTTGTTCTACCCGCGGGCCAGCGATGTGCAGGCCGCCGCCACGGCCCTGGCCGCCTTTGATCTGGCCGACAAGTTGTGGGAGCGCGTGGACCGCCTGAGCGGCGGCGAGCGCCAGCGCGTAGGCTTGGCACGCGCCCTGCTCAGCCAGGGCAGCCTGTGGCTGGTGGACGAACCCCTCTCGGCCCTGGACCCGACGCGCGCCCAGGCCGCCCTGCAGTTACTGGTGAACCAAGCCCAGGCGCGCGGCGTCACCCTGGTGGCCAGCCTGCACCATGTGGAGCTGGCGCTGGCCGCCTTTCCGCGCGTGATCGGCCTACGCGCGGGGCGGCTGCTGTTCGACTTGCCCGCTGCCGAAGTGAATGATGCGCGCCTGCAAGCGCTCTATGCCCAGCACGAGCAGGAGCTGCACGCACCGCTGCCCAGCCCCGAGCCAGATCCTGTGGCTCCAGTGGCCATGACCTGCCGATGA